The following are from one region of the Sandaracinus amylolyticus genome:
- a CDS encoding PPK2 family polyphosphate kinase, whose product MPKKKTRFVEAVPSEFLVPFDGSFRIKDTPTKPPKSKRDGNGNGDALVASIERMRKLQARLMAGDRHSLLVIFQAMDAAGKDGTVKAVMTGVNPAGVEVTSFKQPSELELDHDFLWRVQRSLPERGRIGIFNRSHYEEVLVVRVHPEYLDRQRLPELPGDLETLWDERYESIRAWEHHLARNGTTIVKFFLNVSRDEQKKRFLDRVNDPEANWKFSSADIRERARWKDYMRAYEDALNATSRPCAPWYAIPADDKKFMRATVADIIVRTLEAIDPQYPAATDAEREKMQDAVAELAKE is encoded by the coding sequence ATGCCCAAGAAGAAGACCCGCTTCGTCGAGGCCGTGCCGAGCGAGTTCCTCGTTCCCTTCGATGGCAGCTTCCGCATCAAGGACACGCCGACCAAGCCGCCGAAGTCCAAGCGCGACGGCAACGGGAACGGTGACGCGCTCGTCGCGTCGATCGAGCGCATGCGCAAGCTGCAGGCGCGGCTCATGGCGGGCGATCGCCACTCGCTGCTGGTCATCTTCCAGGCGATGGACGCAGCGGGCAAGGACGGCACCGTGAAGGCGGTGATGACCGGCGTGAACCCCGCGGGCGTCGAGGTCACGTCGTTCAAGCAGCCGAGCGAGCTCGAGCTCGATCACGACTTCCTGTGGCGCGTGCAGCGCTCGCTGCCGGAGCGTGGTCGCATCGGCATCTTCAACCGCAGCCACTACGAGGAAGTGCTCGTGGTGCGCGTGCACCCCGAGTACCTCGATCGCCAGCGGCTGCCCGAGCTCCCCGGTGATCTCGAGACGCTCTGGGACGAGCGCTACGAGTCGATCCGCGCGTGGGAGCACCACCTCGCGCGCAATGGCACGACCATCGTGAAGTTCTTCCTCAACGTCTCGCGCGACGAGCAGAAGAAGCGCTTCCTCGATCGCGTGAACGATCCGGAGGCGAACTGGAAGTTCAGCTCCGCCGACATCCGCGAGCGCGCGCGCTGGAAGGACTACATGCGCGCGTACGAGGACGCGCTGAACGCGACCTCGCGCCCGTGCGCGCCGTGGTACGCGATCCCCGCCGACGACAAGAAGTTCATGCGCGCGACGGTCGCCGACATCATCGTGCGCACGCTCGAGGCGATCGATCCGCAGTACCCCGCGGCCACCGACGCCGAGCGCGAGAAGATGCAGGACGCGGTCGCCGAGCTCGCGAAGGAGTGA
- a CDS encoding PaaI family thioesterase produces MTATLSPAALEGLLQRAREARDPSLLVAAIPYAQFLGLEIELEGDGVRGRLRYDESLIGDATIPALHGGTIAALLESTAILDVLWREEDEIVLPRTITFTIDYLRSGRPVDTLCRASIVRQGKRVVVVSVSAFQEADESRPIATAVVHLLVARDTSDAD; encoded by the coding sequence GTGACCGCGACGCTGTCTCCGGCTGCGCTCGAAGGCCTGCTCCAGCGCGCGCGTGAAGCGCGTGATCCGAGCCTGCTCGTCGCGGCGATCCCGTACGCGCAGTTCCTCGGCCTCGAGATCGAGCTCGAGGGCGACGGAGTGCGCGGTCGTCTGCGTTACGACGAGTCGCTCATCGGCGATGCGACGATCCCGGCGCTGCACGGCGGGACGATCGCGGCGCTGCTCGAGTCGACCGCGATCCTCGACGTGCTCTGGCGCGAGGAGGACGAGATCGTCCTGCCGCGCACCATCACGTTCACGATCGACTACCTGCGCTCGGGGCGCCCCGTCGACACGCTCTGCCGCGCGTCGATCGTTCGCCAGGGCAAGCGCGTCGTCGTGGTCTCGGTGAGCGCGTTCCAGGAAGCCGACGAGTCGCGCCCCATCGCGACCGCGGTGGTGCACCTGCTCGTCGCGCGCGACACCAGCGACGCCGACTGA
- a CDS encoding DUF7107 domain-containing protein, translating into MARTRSAILLGLAAAATFALLGGCSQEDYYCDETGCYYCDGLGCRDVDPPDRGDCGCNADCASGSSCTSLGCTETCEESADCARGTVCEGGFCVGPTETGPTASIECTCTVNSDCDRFEGEGEDLVCIDGSCVPTTTPTCDETRPCSAGRVCVDGECRAPDDVCRFSSECGPGRICVDQHCTIGCDATTPCPTGAVCEDGFCVEQPGNDDCTTTAECPSGDVCIDGRCWDACTSDEQCGEGRYCGPDGRCRVDDRPRPICSRDADCAEGAVCRDGVCRSPCEDATDCRRFDEQLTFCIELLCYTTNEATSDCSAASECDAGQSCVDGICR; encoded by the coding sequence GTGGCGAGGACCCGTTCCGCGATCTTGCTCGGCTTGGCGGCAGCCGCGACGTTCGCGCTCCTGGGCGGATGTTCCCAGGAAGACTACTACTGCGACGAGACCGGCTGTTACTACTGCGACGGCCTCGGCTGTCGCGACGTCGATCCGCCGGACCGCGGCGACTGCGGGTGCAACGCCGACTGCGCGTCGGGCTCCTCGTGCACCTCGCTCGGCTGCACCGAGACCTGCGAAGAGTCCGCCGACTGCGCGCGCGGCACCGTGTGCGAGGGCGGGTTCTGCGTGGGCCCGACCGAGACCGGCCCGACCGCGTCGATCGAGTGCACCTGCACGGTGAACTCGGACTGCGATCGCTTCGAGGGCGAGGGCGAAGACCTCGTGTGCATCGACGGCTCGTGCGTCCCGACGACGACGCCGACCTGCGACGAGACGCGCCCCTGCTCGGCGGGTCGCGTGTGCGTCGACGGCGAGTGCCGCGCGCCCGACGACGTCTGCCGCTTCTCGTCGGAGTGCGGTCCGGGTCGCATCTGCGTCGACCAGCACTGCACGATCGGATGCGACGCGACGACGCCGTGCCCGACCGGCGCGGTGTGCGAGGACGGCTTCTGCGTCGAGCAGCCCGGCAACGACGACTGCACGACGACCGCGGAGTGCCCCTCGGGCGACGTGTGCATCGACGGTCGCTGCTGGGACGCGTGCACCAGCGACGAGCAGTGCGGTGAGGGTCGCTATTGCGGTCCCGATGGCCGATGCCGCGTCGACGATCGCCCGCGCCCGATCTGCTCGCGCGACGCCGACTGCGCCGAGGGCGCGGTGTGCCGCGACGGCGTGTGCCGCTCGCCCTGCGAGGACGCGACCGACTGCCGCCGCTTCGACGAGCAGCTGACCTTCTGCATCGAGCTGCTCTGTTACACGACGAACGAGGCGACCAGCGACTGCTCGGCGGCCTCGGAGTGCGACGCGGGGCAGAGCTGCGTCGACGGCATCTGCCGCTGA
- a CDS encoding PaaI family thioesterase, with protein MTLDVPPDQKAQVCAVMTHGMQARIPHNRALGLEVIDYAASEVWMRLPYDAKLVGNPATGVLHGGAISSLMDAACGFATMIALGGPSPIATLDLRIDYLKPAIPGGDVIAHAHCFKITRHVCFVRGTAYVHDANDPIASVAATFARKARKPKKDGSP; from the coding sequence ATGACGCTCGACGTGCCGCCCGATCAGAAGGCGCAGGTCTGCGCGGTGATGACGCACGGCATGCAGGCCCGCATCCCGCACAACCGCGCGCTCGGCCTCGAGGTGATCGACTACGCGGCGAGCGAGGTGTGGATGCGCCTGCCCTACGACGCGAAGCTCGTCGGCAACCCTGCGACGGGCGTGCTGCACGGCGGTGCGATCTCGTCGCTGATGGACGCGGCGTGCGGCTTCGCGACGATGATCGCGCTCGGAGGTCCCTCGCCGATCGCGACCCTCGACCTGCGCATCGACTATCTCAAGCCCGCCATCCCGGGTGGCGACGTCATCGCCCACGCACACTGCTTCAAGATCACGCGCCACGTCTGCTTCGTGCGCGGCACCGCGTACGTGCACGACGCGAACGATCCGATCGCGTCGGTCGCCGCGACGTTCGCGCGCAAGGCGCGCAAGCCCAAGAAGGACGGATCGCCGTGA
- a CDS encoding protein kinase domain-containing protein: protein MPGAHGSDSDDPELLPTQPRRAPDAAVETVPPPRAGTWDGVPGPGELVADTYRITRVLGEGAMGVVMLARDERLERDVAIKLIHPDYVASADAHARFVGEARTMARVRHENVVEIYTFGEHRAPGGQRAPYFVMEYVPGITLDARRRAQGVLSIDEVIGVLEQVCRGLGAIHRAGAVHRDLKPTNVLIGPAFRVAVADLGLARVLDRPRDADRDTVSGTPAYMSPEMVRGDVVPAGMHHRADVYSLAVMAFELLTGRLPFETDDAVEMMTRHATEAPPLASELRPELPRAFDEVLLRGMEKDPARRTASAEAFRRELLEARTPSPPARRTASDGATQHPGALRLLVADDDEDFAALVRETLDWAFPGAEIVVARDGEQALRELDRRPAVLAVLDLDMPGLNGIELTAAIRATPRSERMPILVVTATGGAPDWRLLASLGADGFLVKPIDPMALVALARRTLAR, encoded by the coding sequence ATGCCCGGCGCGCACGGCTCCGACTCCGACGACCCCGAGCTGCTGCCGACGCAGCCGCGCCGGGCGCCTGACGCAGCGGTCGAGACCGTGCCCCCGCCGCGCGCGGGAACGTGGGACGGGGTGCCCGGGCCGGGCGAGCTCGTGGCGGACACCTACCGCATCACGCGCGTGCTCGGGGAGGGCGCGATGGGCGTGGTGATGCTCGCGAGAGACGAGCGCCTCGAGCGCGACGTCGCGATCAAGCTGATCCATCCCGACTACGTCGCGAGCGCCGACGCGCACGCGCGCTTCGTCGGCGAGGCGCGCACGATGGCGCGGGTCCGGCACGAGAACGTCGTCGAGATCTACACGTTCGGCGAGCACCGCGCGCCGGGCGGGCAGCGCGCGCCGTACTTCGTGATGGAGTACGTGCCGGGCATCACGCTGGACGCGCGGCGGCGCGCCCAGGGCGTGCTCTCGATCGACGAGGTGATCGGGGTGCTCGAGCAGGTGTGCCGCGGGCTCGGCGCGATCCATCGGGCGGGCGCGGTCCATCGCGATCTGAAGCCGACGAACGTGCTGATCGGTCCGGCGTTCCGGGTCGCGGTGGCGGACCTCGGGCTCGCGCGGGTGCTCGACCGTCCCCGCGACGCCGATCGCGACACCGTCTCCGGCACGCCCGCGTACATGTCGCCCGAGATGGTGCGCGGCGACGTCGTGCCCGCGGGGATGCACCATCGCGCCGACGTGTACTCGCTCGCGGTGATGGCGTTCGAGCTGCTCACCGGGCGGCTGCCGTTCGAGACCGACGACGCGGTCGAGATGATGACGCGGCACGCGACCGAGGCGCCCCCGCTCGCGAGCGAGCTGCGGCCCGAGCTGCCGCGCGCGTTCGACGAGGTGCTGCTGCGCGGGATGGAGAAGGACCCGGCGCGACGCACCGCGAGCGCCGAGGCGTTCCGCCGCGAGCTGCTCGAGGCGCGCACTCCGTCTCCTCCCGCTCGCCGCACGGCGAGCGACGGCGCGACCCAGCACCCGGGCGCGCTGCGGCTCTTGGTCGCGGACGACGACGAGGACTTCGCGGCGCTGGTGCGCGAGACGCTCGACTGGGCGTTCCCGGGCGCCGAGATCGTGGTGGCGCGCGACGGAGAGCAGGCGCTGCGCGAGCTCGATCGCCGCCCCGCGGTGCTCGCGGTGCTCGACCTCGACATGCCGGGCCTCAACGGCATCGAGCTGACCGCGGCGATCCGTGCGACCCCGAGGTCGGAGCGCATGCCGATCCTGGTGGTGACCGCGACCGGCGGTGCGCCCGACTGGCGCCTCCTCGCGTCGCTCGGCGCCGACGGGTTCCTGGTGAAGCCGATCGACCCGATGGCGCTGGTCGCGCTCGCGCGCCGAACGCTGGCCCGTTAG
- a CDS encoding aminotransferase class V-fold PLP-dependent enzyme → MTAIDPLALRAHYTHFVRPGRILLTGHSHQAWPDVARDAQLRAFDDAAELVDDKWERAFEAAESVRAAVAARIGARADDIALGASTHELVTRFLSALDLRARPHVVTTSGEFHSMHRQLARLAEAGVEVEMVPWAPVSTLSARLAAAVRPTTAALMASSVLFETSSIVPHLHVAIEAAHRAGAAVLIDAYHAFGVVPFTVGELGPDPIFVTAGGYKYAQWGEGNCWLRVPPGNAMRPIATGWFSDFANLAAMRSGGAIGYGARGADRFAGSTYDPTSHYRARAVIDFFDAQGLTLARLRATSIAQTERIIAGLDGLEVLTPREPSARGGFVAVRVANANDVVSALRARGVLTDARGDVLRLGPAPYLGDDEIDTALAQLRDVLRV, encoded by the coding sequence GTGACTGCGATCGATCCTCTCGCGCTGCGCGCGCACTACACCCACTTCGTCCGGCCGGGTCGCATCCTGCTGACCGGGCACTCGCACCAGGCGTGGCCCGACGTCGCGCGCGACGCGCAGCTACGCGCGTTCGACGATGCCGCCGAGCTCGTCGACGACAAGTGGGAGCGCGCCTTCGAGGCGGCGGAGTCCGTGCGAGCCGCGGTGGCGGCGCGGATCGGCGCGCGCGCCGACGACATCGCGCTCGGCGCGAGCACGCACGAGCTCGTGACGCGTTTCCTCTCGGCGCTCGATCTGCGCGCGCGCCCGCACGTCGTGACCACGAGCGGCGAGTTCCACTCGATGCATCGCCAGCTCGCGCGGCTCGCGGAGGCGGGCGTCGAGGTCGAGATGGTGCCGTGGGCGCCCGTGTCGACGCTCTCGGCGCGGCTCGCGGCGGCGGTGCGTCCGACGACCGCGGCGCTGATGGCGTCGAGCGTGCTCTTCGAGACGTCGAGCATCGTCCCGCACCTGCACGTCGCGATCGAGGCCGCCCATCGCGCCGGCGCGGCGGTGCTGATCGACGCGTACCACGCGTTCGGCGTGGTGCCCTTCACGGTGGGCGAGCTCGGGCCCGATCCGATCTTCGTCACGGCGGGCGGGTACAAGTACGCGCAGTGGGGCGAGGGCAATTGCTGGCTGCGCGTGCCGCCCGGCAATGCGATGCGCCCGATCGCGACCGGCTGGTTCAGCGACTTCGCGAACCTCGCCGCGATGCGCAGCGGCGGTGCGATCGGGTACGGCGCGCGCGGCGCGGATCGCTTCGCGGGGTCGACCTACGACCCCACGAGCCACTATCGCGCGCGCGCGGTGATCGACTTCTTCGACGCGCAGGGGCTCACGCTCGCTCGGCTGCGCGCGACGTCGATCGCGCAGACCGAGCGCATCATCGCGGGGCTCGACGGGCTCGAGGTGCTGACGCCGCGCGAGCCGAGCGCGCGCGGTGGGTTCGTCGCGGTGCGGGTCGCGAACGCGAACGACGTGGTGAGCGCGTTGCGCGCGCGCGGCGTGCTCACGGATGCGCGCGGCGACGTGCTGCGCCTCGGGCCCGCTCCGTATCTCGGCGACGACGAGATCGACACCGCGCTCGCCCAGCTGCGCGACGTGCTTCGGGTATGA
- the ruvC gene encoding crossover junction endodeoxyribonuclease RuvC has product MRVLGIDPGTRKLGWGVVERRGAKLRGVAAGVVSLDPKTELRDRLARAFEQVELMIEDHAPDVVAVEDVFFARFASAAIKLGHVRGVVLLAAARAEKPVSEWPPALVKRTVAGRGAAEKVQVGRVVAATLGLATVPPADAADALAIAITHLASTPMLAMAKPAIRRAR; this is encoded by the coding sequence GTGCGCGTCCTCGGCATCGATCCCGGCACACGGAAGCTCGGCTGGGGCGTGGTCGAGCGACGCGGCGCCAAGCTGCGCGGGGTCGCCGCGGGCGTGGTCTCGCTCGATCCCAAGACCGAGCTGCGCGACCGCCTGGCGCGCGCGTTCGAGCAGGTCGAGCTGATGATCGAAGATCACGCGCCCGACGTGGTCGCGGTCGAGGACGTGTTCTTCGCGCGCTTCGCGTCGGCGGCGATCAAGCTCGGCCACGTGCGCGGCGTGGTGCTGCTCGCCGCGGCGCGCGCCGAGAAGCCGGTGAGCGAGTGGCCGCCCGCACTGGTGAAGCGCACGGTCGCGGGCCGCGGCGCCGCGGAGAAGGTGCAGGTCGGACGCGTGGTCGCGGCGACGCTCGGTCTCGCCACGGTCCCGCCCGCCGACGCCGCCGACGCGCTGGCGATCGCGATCACCCACCTCGCGAGCACGCCGATGCTCGCGATGGCGAAGCCCGCGATCCGCCGCGCCCGCTAA
- a CDS encoding uracil-DNA glycosylase family protein, protein MATISPLVRISRELGKKVSRLSFGDPVAYVYNPLEYARAPHEAYLERYGAKTPREVLMLGMNPGPFGMAQTGVPFGDVTMVRDFLGITGEVSRPKKQHPQRLVQGFACPRSEVSGTRFWGFARDRFGTAERFFDRFFVWNWCPLVFMEASSRNLTPDKLRASEREPLFAACDQALGRIVETLRPRFVVGVGGFAEQRAHRTLGEGTPITIGCILHPSPASPAANKDWAGNVDRQLRELGIELEGANA, encoded by the coding sequence ATGGCGACGATCTCGCCGCTCGTCCGCATCAGCCGCGAGCTCGGCAAGAAGGTCTCGCGGCTCTCGTTCGGCGATCCCGTGGCGTACGTCTACAACCCGCTCGAGTACGCGCGCGCGCCGCACGAGGCCTACCTCGAGCGCTACGGCGCCAAGACGCCGCGCGAGGTGCTGATGCTCGGGATGAACCCGGGCCCGTTCGGGATGGCGCAGACCGGCGTGCCCTTCGGCGACGTGACGATGGTGCGCGACTTCCTCGGCATCACCGGCGAGGTGTCGCGCCCCAAGAAGCAGCACCCGCAGCGCCTGGTGCAGGGCTTCGCGTGCCCGCGCAGCGAGGTGAGCGGCACGCGCTTCTGGGGCTTCGCGCGCGATCGCTTCGGCACCGCGGAGCGCTTCTTCGATCGCTTCTTCGTGTGGAACTGGTGCCCGCTCGTCTTCATGGAGGCGTCGAGCCGCAACCTCACGCCCGACAAGCTGCGCGCGAGCGAGCGCGAGCCGCTCTTCGCGGCGTGCGACCAGGCGCTGGGCCGCATCGTCGAGACGTTGCGGCCGCGCTTCGTGGTCGGCGTCGGTGGGTTCGCGGAGCAGCGCGCGCACCGCACGCTCGGAGAGGGGACTCCGATCACGATCGGCTGCATCCTGCACCCGAGCCCCGCGAGCCCCGCGGCGAACAAGGACTGGGCGGGCAACGTGGACCGCCAGCTGCGCGAGCTCGGCATCGAGCTCGAGGGAGCGAACGCATGA
- a CDS encoding cellulose synthase family protein — protein MEIAVIALYMLVLGVLAVYGFHRGQLLFLYWKHRHQAPRPASKFKELPVVTVQLPMFNEMYVAERLLESVAGIDYPKDKLEIQVLDDSTDETRQIAKAKVEELVERGFDAVYLHRTDRSGYKAGALEAGVKVAKGDYLLVFDADFVPTTSIVMDLIHHFSDPTVGMVQARWGHLNRDYSMLTRVQSMMLDGHFVVEHIARNRSGRFFNFNGTAGIWRKAAIVDAGGWQHDTLTEDMDLSFRAQMRGWRFVYVPDALAPAEVPCEMNSFKSQQFRWAKGSAQTAKKLLPVVLRAKLPWKIKLECIFHLTNNFAYLFLVILAMLQLPNMILRQQIARPELLLLDVPLFALTSGSIVLFYLTTHRALYGNLWEAVRRLPLMMALGIGLSLNNARAVVEGLFGGESEFVRTPKHGVVKKTESWTKAKYRAGKNLFSWLEFGFGLYFVATIALGVVIGAWASIPFLVLFMVGFLYVGGLSLYQAR, from the coding sequence TCCTGTACTGGAAGCACCGCCACCAGGCGCCACGCCCGGCCTCGAAGTTCAAGGAGCTCCCCGTCGTCACGGTGCAGCTCCCGATGTTCAACGAGATGTACGTCGCGGAGCGACTGCTCGAGAGCGTCGCCGGCATCGACTACCCGAAGGACAAGCTGGAGATCCAGGTCCTCGACGACTCGACCGACGAGACCCGCCAGATCGCGAAGGCGAAGGTCGAGGAGCTCGTCGAGCGCGGCTTCGACGCGGTCTATCTCCACCGCACCGATCGCAGCGGCTACAAGGCGGGCGCGCTCGAGGCCGGCGTGAAGGTCGCGAAGGGCGACTACCTGCTCGTCTTCGACGCCGACTTCGTCCCGACGACGTCGATCGTGATGGACCTGATCCACCACTTCAGCGACCCGACGGTCGGCATGGTGCAGGCGCGCTGGGGCCACCTGAACCGCGACTACTCGATGCTCACGCGCGTGCAGTCGATGATGCTCGACGGCCACTTCGTGGTGGAGCACATCGCGCGCAATCGCTCGGGCCGCTTCTTCAACTTCAACGGCACCGCGGGCATCTGGCGCAAGGCTGCGATCGTCGACGCCGGCGGCTGGCAGCACGACACGCTCACCGAGGACATGGACCTCTCGTTCCGCGCGCAGATGCGCGGATGGCGCTTCGTCTACGTGCCCGACGCGCTCGCGCCGGCCGAGGTGCCCTGCGAGATGAACAGCTTCAAGTCGCAGCAGTTCCGCTGGGCGAAGGGCTCGGCGCAGACCGCGAAGAAGCTGCTCCCGGTGGTGCTCCGCGCGAAGCTGCCGTGGAAGATCAAGCTCGAGTGCATCTTCCACCTCACGAACAACTTCGCGTACCTCTTCCTCGTCATCCTCGCGATGCTGCAGCTGCCGAACATGATCCTGCGGCAGCAGATCGCGCGCCCCGAGCTGCTCCTGCTCGACGTGCCGCTCTTCGCGCTGACCAGCGGCTCGATCGTGCTCTTCTACCTGACGACGCACCGCGCGCTCTACGGCAACCTGTGGGAGGCGGTGCGCCGTCTTCCGCTGATGATGGCGCTCGGCATCGGCCTCTCGCTCAACAACGCGCGCGCGGTGGTCGAGGGTCTCTTCGGCGGTGAGAGCGAGTTCGTCCGCACGCCGAAGCACGGCGTCGTGAAGAAGACCGAGAGCTGGACGAAGGCGAAGTACCGCGCGGGCAAGAACCTCTTCTCGTGGCTCGAGTTCGGGTTCGGCCTCTACTTCGTCGCGACGATCGCGCTCGGTGTGGTGATCGGCGCGTGGGCGAGCATCCCGTTCCTCGTGCTCTTCATGGTCGGCTTCCTGTACGTCGGCGGACTGAGCCTGTACCAGGCGCGCTGA
- a CDS encoding amidase encodes MKLPPPPRISGRALRALVRSTDADPVRHVVAALMRRDLKIDGLRALPASVRGPMPLHARPVQARLPPKRASQDLPLPAIDRDHVPTAAHFAALYRSGALDPVELTRRCFDASRALASRTPVMDPFLYRDEARALRDAEASAKRWRAGKPLGPLDGVPVPVKEEVDLDGQGARLGLARPARTDTVDATAVARLRAAGAIVLGQTVMTEYGMTPLGVSATRVLPRNPHDVRHAAGGSSTGSAVAVALGLAPVALGSDGGGSIRTPASFNGIWGIKPTFGRISRHGDGFGGTVAHVGPIGASTLDLAHFLQATSGEDPEDVLTHGNPGFVPGFLEGAMKRGVRGLRIGVIDGEIEDAHPEVAKACRDALAALEREGAQIVPVRLPLARWATAIGYLTIGLETLAAMVEERRSSWSELGPDLQLLLRVMGTFAADDYLDAQQLRAGLRRDTAALLREVDVLAMPTCARTAPAASDTDVLESMADTIELDAACRYIFLGNLTGLPAASAPVGRDARGMPIGLQILGDAWDEATVLQVCAHLERTGIASVPRPEVRADVLRAKA; translated from the coding sequence ATGAAGCTGCCGCCGCCTCCACGCATCTCGGGTCGCGCGCTCCGCGCGCTGGTGCGCTCGACCGACGCCGATCCCGTCCGCCACGTCGTCGCCGCGCTCATGCGTCGCGACCTGAAGATCGACGGTCTACGCGCACTACCCGCGAGCGTGCGCGGTCCGATGCCGCTCCACGCGCGTCCGGTCCAGGCGCGCCTCCCGCCGAAGCGCGCGAGCCAGGATCTCCCGCTGCCCGCGATCGATCGCGACCACGTCCCGACCGCGGCGCACTTCGCCGCGCTCTATCGCAGCGGAGCGCTCGATCCGGTCGAGCTCACGCGTCGCTGCTTCGATGCCTCGCGCGCGCTCGCGTCGCGCACGCCGGTGATGGATCCGTTCCTCTACCGCGACGAGGCGCGCGCGCTGCGCGACGCCGAGGCGTCGGCGAAGCGGTGGCGCGCCGGCAAGCCGCTCGGCCCGCTCGACGGAGTGCCGGTGCCGGTGAAGGAGGAGGTCGATCTCGACGGGCAGGGCGCGCGGCTCGGCCTCGCGCGTCCCGCGCGCACCGACACCGTCGACGCGACCGCGGTCGCGCGCCTCCGTGCCGCGGGCGCGATCGTGCTCGGACAGACCGTGATGACCGAGTACGGCATGACGCCGCTCGGCGTGAGCGCGACGCGCGTGCTGCCGCGCAACCCTCACGACGTGCGCCACGCGGCGGGCGGCAGCTCCACCGGCTCGGCGGTCGCGGTGGCGCTGGGTCTCGCGCCGGTCGCGCTCGGCAGCGACGGGGGCGGATCGATCCGCACGCCCGCGTCGTTCAATGGCATCTGGGGCATCAAGCCGACGTTCGGTCGCATCTCGCGGCACGGCGACGGCTTCGGCGGGACGGTCGCGCACGTCGGACCGATCGGCGCGTCGACGCTCGACCTCGCGCACTTCCTCCAGGCGACGAGCGGCGAAGATCCCGAGGACGTGCTCACCCACGGCAACCCCGGGTTCGTGCCGGGCTTCCTCGAGGGCGCGATGAAGCGCGGGGTGCGCGGTCTTCGCATCGGCGTGATCGACGGCGAGATCGAGGACGCGCACCCCGAGGTCGCGAAGGCGTGTCGCGACGCGCTCGCCGCGCTCGAGCGCGAGGGCGCGCAGATCGTCCCGGTGCGCCTCCCGCTCGCGCGCTGGGCGACGGCGATCGGCTATCTCACGATCGGCCTCGAGACCCTCGCGGCGATGGTCGAGGAGCGACGCTCGTCGTGGAGCGAGCTGGGGCCCGATCTGCAGCTCCTGCTGCGCGTGATGGGCACGTTCGCGGCCGACGACTACCTCGATGCGCAGCAGCTCCGCGCCGGTCTGCGCCGCGACACCGCCGCGCTGCTGCGCGAGGTCGACGTGCTCGCGATGCCGACCTGCGCGCGCACCGCGCCGGCAGCGAGCGACACCGACGTGCTCGAGAGCATGGCCGACACGATCGAGCTCGACGCCGCGTGTCGCTACATCTTCCTCGGCAACCTCACCGGCCTGCCCGCCGCGAGCGCGCCGGTGGGACGCGACGCGCGCGGGATGCCGATCGGCCTGCAGATCCTCGGCGACGCGTGGGACGAGGCGACGGTGCTGCAGGTGTGCGCGCACCTCGAGCGCACCGGCATCGCGTCGGTGCCGCGCCCCGAGGTGCGCGCCGACGTGCTGCGTGCGAAGGCATGA
- a CDS encoding DMT family transporter, whose translation MKQFLSPGIRAMILSALAFSVMSALVKLAGERLSSVQITMVRGIVTLALSWWAVKRAGISPWGNDRKWLVMRGLLGFVGLHCYYFAVTRLPLADATVIQLTNPLMVAVAAAIFLHEPLRRSDLAGIALGLGGVVLVSRPTFLFGGDERALDPVALAVAVLGAIVAASVYVVVRKLRATEHPLVVVLQFPMLTVPLTLPLVIPVWQWPTPFEWLVLLGVGVFTQIGQVKMTEALHLEPAARATAVSYVQILFAVIFGVVLFRETPTAWTLAGATSIAIGTAIVARPRAT comes from the coding sequence GTGAAGCAGTTCCTCAGCCCCGGCATCCGCGCGATGATCCTCAGCGCGCTCGCGTTCAGCGTGATGAGCGCGCTCGTGAAGCTCGCGGGGGAGCGCCTCTCGAGCGTGCAGATCACGATGGTGCGCGGGATCGTCACGCTCGCGCTCTCGTGGTGGGCGGTGAAGCGCGCGGGGATCTCGCCGTGGGGCAACGATCGCAAGTGGCTCGTGATGCGCGGGCTGCTCGGGTTCGTCGGGCTCCACTGCTACTACTTCGCGGTCACGCGCCTGCCCCTCGCGGATGCGACGGTGATCCAGCTGACGAACCCGCTGATGGTCGCGGTCGCGGCGGCGATCTTCCTGCACGAGCCGCTGCGTCGCAGCGATCTCGCGGGCATCGCGCTCGGGCTCGGCGGCGTGGTGCTGGTGTCGCGCCCGACGTTCCTCTTCGGCGGAGACGAGCGCGCGCTCGATCCGGTCGCGCTCGCGGTCGCGGTGCTCGGTGCGATCGTCGCGGCGTCGGTCTACGTGGTGGTGCGCAAGCTGCGCGCGACCGAGCATCCGCTCGTCGTCGTGCTGCAGTTCCCGATGCTCACCGTGCCGCTCACGCTGCCGCTGGTGATCCCGGTGTGGCAGTGGCCGACGCCGTTCGAGTGGCTCGTGCTGCTCGGCGTCGGCGTGTTCACCCAGATCGGTCAGGTGAAGATGACCGAAGCGCTGCACCTCGAGCCCGCCGCGCGCGCGACCGCGGTGAGCTACGTGCAGATCCTCTTCGCAGTGATCTTCGGGGTCGTGCTCTTCCGCGAGACGCCGACCGCATGGACGCTCGCCGGTGCGACCTCGATCGCGATCGGCACGGCGATCGTGGCGCGCCCGCGCGCCACGTGA